A window of Glycine soja cultivar W05 chromosome 2, ASM419377v2, whole genome shotgun sequence genomic DNA:
CAAGGGGAGTGCATTGGAGTAGCATTTCAGGTATATTGTTTGGCCTGCAATTAGTTGATGTGTCATTACTTACTTGGTTTGTATACTTTGCTATGGAAGGTCTGCTTTCAGTGCTTTGtaagaaaattattacacactTGTGATCTTGGACATATTAAAATACTCTTGTTAGAGAGAATGACCACTTTTCAGTTCtgttaattaagaaataatattacacTAGATGTTGTTAGATATTAATTTGTTCATGAGCCTTCGCCTAAACAACTTGTGCTTTTGGGAAAGTGGGTTTATGATGTGGTATTTAGATTTTATTGCCAAGTGATCAGGGAATCAATCTTTGGTGCCCTCCATTCATCTAGATAAAAAGTTGAAGTTTAGCACAAGGTATGTTATGCTTGTACATTGTCCACACTTCAAGCCCAAAACGTCTTGCATGAGGTGGTGGGTTGGTTTTTGACATATCATAATATGTGTATCTTTTGCTAACTGATCAGAAACTTCATTACATTATCTGTTTTTTCTGGGTCATTTTCTTATGGGACATCTCCTCTAGGTCCTCAGATCTGAAGAGGCTGAGAATATTGGATATGTGATTCCTACAACTGTTGTATCTCATTTTTTGACCGATTATGAAAGGAATGGCAGGTATACTGGTAAGAAACTCTTCTAGAATATGGTTATATTTGATAGATTTGGCATGTCACTATGTCTTATTTGAGTAAGCACACTGGATTGTGTATTTTTTACTGGAAACAAGCTGATTTTTTTAAGGTGAAAGACAGACAATACAGGGTTTCCCCTGACAATATGGAAACTATACTGACAGTCTCAAACCATATTTTTACTCCTAGGTTTCCCTTGCCTTGGAGTACTTATACAGAAGCTAGAGAATCCTGCACTACGTGCATGGTTGAAAGTACAGTCTAATGAGGTATGTATGTCTTTGGCTAAAACCTTCAGTGGTATGTTCTTATGCTACAAATTTAGTTGTCCTATGCAAGGAGATGATTTGTTGGAACGTTGGTGATTGCATAAATGCCTACACTAGAACTTGACCTAATTAATAACATCATTGAGTTGGTATTTTGTATCACATCATTACAGTGCACACACCATATTAACAAAATCTTGTTCTGAGTGTTCTTTTTCTGTCTTTTCCTTCACCCATGCTTAAACCCTATAGTTTCAACAATAATTTCATGGcattaaattttgatatttcaCATTGTCATTTGCAGGGTGTATTGGTACGTAGAGTTGAACCAACTTCTGATGCAAATAATGTATTAAAGGAGGTAATGTGGATATTTTAACTTGCAAGATATTGTCCTTGAACGGCATGAGAATACTGCCAACAAAAACCTTGAATCATTCCTCTAAAACATTCTTCTAGGCTTCTCTACAGTCTAGTAGAATGTTTAAATGCCtaattcatttgattttttcatGAATGGAGTCCTAATAAAGGGGACTGGCAAATTTAAGAAATGCTATTTGTTTGTCAGAAACAAAAGGATGAGCTAGCTTTGGGGTCTAGATATCATCACAAAATTTGATTGTGttcaaaaattgaaaagttCTTATCCATGAGGTGTCTAAACTGTCAATTTCTGTGTGCATTTCTTCTTTATTGTCCTTGTTTAGAAATCACTCATGTCCTctcagataaaaataatttggttattttttgtcattaacttttaaagtaaaatacaGGAGAAGATTCACCCTTGGGTGTTACATATGAATTCTTCTTTTCTAAAACCCATTGATCAAGGCATGAAATTTCTGGTCAAACTTGCCATTGCAGGGTGATGTGATTGTCAGCTTTGATGATGTTCGTGTTGGTAGTGAAGGAACAGTCCCATTCAGATCAAATGAGCGAATTGCCTTCCACTTCCTCATTAGTCAAAAGTAATGGTTTCATTCCCACAAATTAAAATCTGCATTTGATTTATAGTTTTTCACTTAATTTCAGTATTATCATACTAAATTTGCTAATAGATTTTATACAGAAGCTATATCTGTGAGCTTTTGACTTGGCAATTGCTGAATTCAAAGGGGAGAATTTAGTGAGAGAGAACAAACGAGCGAGAGAGAATTTagataatgaattgaaaagcttttcTTATTCTCGTAGAATGTAGTACATAGGTTCTGCATATCATCTGTTTACAGAATAGTGAAGACTATTCCCTAGGATTTAAATAAGTGATGCAACTTCCTGGATTCTAATACCcatgaaaattaaatacattttatcaTGTGATACATGAACTGCACACACTTCTAACAGCAATATTAATACCTTAGgagttttctgtttttattttcaattacaagaaTGTCACCTTGTTTTCAAAAGTTTGTTTACGTAATTAGTTaaaacaaacatgaaaacagaaacaataaaaagTTGTTTTACTGTTTTCTATCCAAActtttgaaaacagaaaataaagtgaaataaggtgacatttttgtaattaaaagtgaaaacagaaaatattttctcaaactaaGCAACCTCTTATATACGGCTGCCCTTATATACTTTGCTAACCATTCCCCAGATTTTTCTGTGTTAATTTTTCTGCGAAGATCATTTAATGCATGCTATGTTGGATATACTCATTAAGTTGTTTATTGTCCAGCTTCTGATAGGGTTTCATTTGTGATGAAGCAAGTTTCAGAGCCTTTGGCATTTGCTTTTGTTGCCCATTGATGTTCTTAAAATTGAATCCTAGAGTAATGGTGTTATACAGATTTGCAGGTGATACTGCAGAGCTTGGTATCATCAGAGCAGGGACATTAATGAAAACTAAAGTTGTTTTAAACTCACGAGTTCATTTGGTATGTGATATATCATTGAATTTTGGTATCAATCAATTTCATGATATTGTTGATCTAATGCTATTTGTTTTGcaacttcttttttctctcttcaagGTTCCCTATCACATTGATGGAGGTCTGCCTTCCTATCTAATAATTGCTGGTTTAGTATTCACACCCCTCTCAGAGCCATTGATTGAGTATGTtgtatttcttatatatttggCAAATTTTACAGTgttttgttctttccttttttcttagTTGGGTGTTGTGAGTTAGTATTTAATTCTTTCATTATAAAACTTTTGGCAGGGAAGAATGTGAAGACTCTATAGGGGTAAGTGCAGAATTTGTATGGGTTAACCTTAAAGCAAAAAGTTGAAATCTAATTAGTTTGtgattgagttttattttatttccttggCCAGCTAAAATTATTGGCAAGGGCACGTTATTCATTGGCAAAGTTTAAAGGGGAGCAAATTGTAATTCTTTCACAGGTTGAGTGCtgaatttcttcaaaaaaaaacttttcatatGTTGCTTGATTGTATTCTTGAGATTCTTATGCATCACATTCggcatttacttttttatttacctttatcttatttattcaaCAATGTCATAGCATTTTGTAATCAGATGCTTAGTTGCTTTATGTGGTATAATTTTGCTTTGCTTCTTACTGATTGACAGGTCTTGGCAAATGAAGTCAACATAGGTTATGAAGATATGGGCAATCAGCAGGCAAGTCATTTCCACATGTGAGATTGACTCCCATATGCCCAATACTTAATGTATGTTTctccaaaatgattttttttttcaggttgtAAAATTCAATGGAGCTCGAATTAAAAACATTCATCACCTTGCACACCTCATCGATTGTAAGTTGTTACCTTCGTTATCTATTGtgcattcattttattttatgatatgtCTCAGGGTTGTTCCATTACTTTTCTCTTTCTCAGCATGCGAAGACAGGTATCTGCGTTTTGAATTTGAAGACAGCTATGTAGCTGTTTTAGAGAAAGAAGCTGTTGCTGCTGCTTCACCCTCCGTACTGAGTGATTACGGAATCCCATCTGAAAGATCTTCTGATCTTTCGAAACCTTATGTCGATACACTAGAAGTAGAAGGTGACCAACCAGCAGACCAGGAATTTGGTGATAGCCCAGTTTCAAATTATGAATTTGGCCCTGATGGACTACTCTGGGCATAAGAAACTTGCATCTGAAGATATCTGTGTGAAATTTCTCATGGCGGCAGCATTTGTAGCAAGTGATCACAATTTTGGGCTGCAGAGAAAGTGCTGCAACAACATGGGGCAACCTTGATGTGAACACATGAATGGTTTTATGCTACCATGGGGGCATGTTAGAAGCAACCTATTTAACAGAAAGGCGTAGGACCATAGGAAAGAGAGTTCGTGATTATTTTTTCCCATGTATGTTTTATTCTTTCTTGTCACTCTTCTTGATTTGATAAACCCAAATGATGTCTTCTGGTTTGATATCTACATTTTTCACGCGCATTCTGTATTTTTAAGGAAATAGTGAACATAAGAGTGACTTGTATACGCCTTTGATGCAATCAATGTAACATTTTACAGTACATTGATTTTAAGTTTGTTCTGATTGAAGTTAAATGGCATCAATTTAACATTTATGAAGTTAATAGTGCTCAGTTTGAATGAACTTCATgtcttttagaattttaaatttttgttctgattgatttatttgaattgattttaaatttgattttttagtaTGCAtagatattaattatattgGCTATGTATATTTtgtacttctttttcttctttttttttgctgaagatTTTGTACTTACTTCATTATCTTGTTTAAAGTATGCTAATTGGCATAACTaaagaagaagcaaaatgtCAATTTTAACAATGAAAACTCTAATCAATTTAAATCCAACCAAAATTGAACGGATTCTTATTTGGACAAGAGGAAAAtgtaatcaaatcaatttacctttttttttataacttttcaaAGAATTACAGAAACTTATTTTGCCAGTTGGTAGCGTATTGCATCATCATAAGGTGAAATGCTTGATTATTCAATTCATAATCAATAATCAACCACcgtaatatgattttttttttagttttttgaaaaagaattgGTGTATCGCTGTAACGGAATTTGAGAGTGGAGTATTCGATTATGGTAcgccataaaaaaaataagttctgTGGCAaaaatctgaatataaataagatttaaatatctttttggcCATGCAGTTCagcactatttttattttcgtagttataatttttattttattttaataattatatatatttaagcctataaATAATTGATTTCTCATACAACACCACGAAAAAGTAATGACTTTGTTGAGAGTGGGATTTGAACCCACGCCCTTTCGGACCAGAACCTTAATCTGGCGCCTTAGACCAACTCGGCCATCTCAACTTGTTGATGATAggtgataaataaaattttattgtatcTCAAATTGGTGTAAAGTGAGTTGTCACTATATAAGTTTAGAGCGGCACCACCATCTTTGCATTTTGGTGTCCATATTTGAAATTTCCTTGCTAGTCCCTACCATTCACACTAACATGTCACAAAGTCtttgatattaaataaataaggagtgTGAGTGTGATGCCTATAGTACTACCCGACAgtcaaaaacaaatatttgtttCATATGTGCTATCCATCAATGACAAAGTAAGTTCACAAGGAAGAAATAGCGTCAACTGACCCACCCAATAAACCACCCAAAATTAAACAAgatatgcaatgcatgaatgaAAGAACAATTCCCATTCTACTATACCATTTCTACTTTGgcctatttattattattgtacatACTCGTATGCACGGTTTTTCTGTGGGACTactctgaattttattttttcacccCTTCTTTTTGCTATACAGTTTGACTGACAACTGACCTGTTGAGGACCCCCAAATGCCATTTCTTTTGGATGGctgaaataaaatgaatcatGCCACTATAATCATtacttaataattatattgCCACATTAATCAAATGTTTGATTCtcataataattacttaaagaATTACACTTAttaaataatactattactATACATAATTGTTTGATTGTATAAGCTTGCATacgttaaaaactaaaaattaaactcattgggttatttttgtattttatacaAAAGTAACCAGTATATTCTTTTGGATTTCCACCCAAAGTTAGAAGGAACCAGTTCCTTAATATTCAAGGTTCTGGGttgaattttacatttttaatgattcattgtgtGTAAATAAAGCACTCTTTTATCTATATTTCACTCGAGTGAAATAAATGGTCTTACTTGATTTGAAGATTTAGAGGGAAGTTAGAATCGGCCAAACGTACTTTACTTCATGCCTAAGAATTTCTGCAGTCCTTAAAAGAAAATTCCTGAATTCTTTCtcagtgttttttatttttattttaagactcAGAGCTTATCACGTGGACTCTGTGAAGGCCACTATGGTGGAGCACATAAGTGGCCCCCTAATGCGTCTCTAGAAAATAGGTGGGACATGCATAAAGGAAGTAAAATTtcagataaaaaaacatttggGAAAATTAAATCTCACATATTCCTAGTAATTGGTATGCTAACTTTTGTAACAATCCATGtatgtttttcttcttatttcttatgtttatttttatgctAGGGGACACCTAATGTTCATGTGCTCCACAAGGAAATTCACTTATCAACTTTGTCTTGTAGCATGCAATGTGCAGCtgtaagataagaaaaaaaaaaaaggttccaATGATCAACTGCCACTAGCATTTGGAGCCCACCACCACTTCCTGTTGAGTGCATGTAGACCCTTTTAAAGTTATGTACTTCAATGATGAACCTCCTCCTCAGTTTCACCACTCTCCAACTTAGAGCAGTTTTCTCTCGGAAACACATTCATTATTAAGAGTGAGTTCCTCATAAAGCAATTGATATCATCTTGCCATCATTTATGGCTTCCTTTTGGCCATTCTTGGTTATGTTCATGGCCTCAATGGCATACAATTGTTCATCATTGGCCTCGGCTTCTCGACAAAGCATGCATGTTTCAACCATCTCAGCAGCACCAACAACATTGCCAGGTGCCCCTCTATACTTCTCTCCAACCATTTCACCAGATATTGAGCCTTTGTTTCCAACCCCTGGACGTGCTGCTTTCTCTCCATCAGAGTCTTCAATTCCTACTATTCCTTCAAGTCCTAGCCCTCCCAACCCTGATGTCACCAATAGTCCAGGGTCAGTTTTGGCTTTTCCACCTTCAGAGTCTATGCCAGCTATGGCCCCATCTTCCCATGGTGCATCCCTGCCACTTTATTCAGTTTTGCATCTTGCCATTCTGGTAATTTGCATAATGCAGCTTCATGGCATGTGAATAGATAGATGTTGGTGTTTCTGGTTATGTTTTGGAAGCACGTTTTGACTGCATTTACTGTTCTGGGTAAGTTGAAGTGCCTATGGTAGTATAATGTTCCAAAACATTAAGATTTGTAAACATTTTTATGTGTCTATGTGGTATTCTGGGTTATTTGAGTGTAGAAATAACAGTCgaggataaattttttcatgTTATATCAGTTCAGAAATAACTCAGGAGATGTAATGTAATAGGAAACTTGTGGTGTGTCTAAGCTTTACTCTATTATTTTTAGTATATGCTACatgtctttcattttttagtatatattatagttgtaattttttagtttcttttacaTCTGGTAATCTACAAATTTTAGTGTATATTGTAGAATTCAGGACATGTAGGGGCATTCAACTACTTATTATGTATATTGACCATTGGCCTCAGCAATTGATTGAATCACAAGTGCCTTGACCTAGGAGTTAGGACCACAAATCACTTTGATGTTGCAGAAAAGAGCCTTTTAGTGACCCTGCAACGTGGGCACTTAGCATTATTATATAGGAGAAAACATTTTTGGCGTGAAAAGGAGAGTTGGGCACATTGGGTGGCTACAATATAgatataacaattaaaaaattgagacaGCAGGAATATGCATATCTCGCTAACGAAggatgtataaaaatattaattagttgtaTAGGAAAGTCTACTAGGATTCTCTGATTAGGAATGTACTGTTTACAAGAATTGTGGGTTACTTGATAAGTCCCCAAAATATCTACGTAGACATTTTTATAAGATTGCTCTACAGAACTACGCTATTTACTTTCTGAACCATATCTATAGAGCTACAATACTAGGTTGATTCCTTCCATTAAACAACTTCATCGATAATGATCCCATGAGTTTTTTAAACTCAAATGGGTTGTTCCATTTGTTGGTAAATTCCTTAGCAATGAAGCTTCTCATCTTTACATTCTCCTGCTTCAGCACATCTATAGCTAAACTCAGGTGTCTAATCACCTCTATTTTCTCTAGGTCTTTTTGCATGAGATGGTCCTTCTGTACCATATTCTCTTCGCTGACTCTTTCTATCTCCTTCCTTAACATCATTACTTCACCATAAATGGTACCTTTCTGCTTGAGTTCATCATTTTGCACTCTATTCTCTTTTCTGAGTCGTTCTATTTCTTCTCTCAACATCATTACGTCACCACAAATGGTACCTTTCTGGTGGAGTTCACCCTTCTGCACTCTATTCTCTTTTCTGAGTCCAATTTCTTCCCTCAACATCATTACTTCACCACAAATGATATCTTTCTGGTTGAGTTCATCCTTCTGCTCTCTATTCTCTTTTCTGAGTCGTTCTATTTCTTCCCTCAACATCATTACTTCACTACAAATGATACTTTTCTGGTTGAGTTCATCTTTCTGCTCTCTATTCTCTTTTCTGAGTCCTTCAATTTCTTCCCTCAACATCATTACTTCACCACAAATGATATCTTTCTGGTTGAGTTCATCCTTCTGCTCTCTATTCTCTTCATTGAGTCGTTCTATTTCTTCCCTCAACATCATTACTTCACCACAAATGATACTTTTCTGGTTGAGCTCATCCTTCTGCACTCTATTCTCTTTTCTGAGTCCTTCTacttcttccctcaacaccatAACTTCATCATAAACGTTATATTTCTCCTTAATTTGATCTTTATGATCCTTGTTCTCTTCACCAAGTCTGTTGATTTCTTTCCTCAGCCCCATCACTTCATCATTTGCAGCCACAATCTTAACTTCCTCCTCTTCTATACAGTTATCAAATTTGGtaacctcttcctcttcttgctCAGGATCATCAACTTCAGATTCCACAGACTCCTCTACATCAAAACACTCAGAATAGCTATCATAACTGTCATGTGTAAAACTCATCAACTTCTCTGATTGATGAT
This region includes:
- the LOC114390612 gene encoding protease Do-like 2, chloroplastic is translated as MAVALSSCTSLSSVLFSTVKFRYSLRHRPIVASFHCNNHPLRVSSSSSSSSSKSNRKKEGAGHKKQSKDERPARGNVLESQPTSSKPFGIQRKNKDLIFDSKDQQVEQSILQDSAFLNAVVKVYCTHTAPDYSLPWQKQRQYTSTGSAFMIGDRKLLTNAHCVEHDTQVKVKKRGDDSKYVAKVLARGVDCDIALLSVESEEFWSDVEPLRLGRLPHLQDSVTVVGYPLGGDTISVTKGVVSRIEVTSYAHGSSDLLGIQIDAAINPGNSGGPAFNDQGECIGVAFQVLRSEEAENIGYVIPTTVVSHFLTDYERNGRYTGFPCLGVLIQKLENPALRAWLKVQSNEGVLVRRVEPTSDANNVLKEGDVIVSFDDVRVGSEGTVPFRSNERIAFHFLISQKFAGDTAELGIIRAGTLMKTKVVLNSRVHLVPYHIDGGLPSYLIIAGLVFTPLSEPLIEEECEDSIGLKLLARARYSLAKFKGEQIVILSQVLANEVNIGYEDMGNQQVVKFNGARIKNIHHLAHLIDSCEDRYLRFEFEDSYVAVLEKEAVAAASPSVLSDYGIPSERSSDLSKPYVDTLEVEGDQPADQEFGDSPVSNYEFGPDGLLWA
- the LOC114390621 gene encoding protein NETWORKED 4B-like, whose translation is MMKNQQSQWWWLESHNHTRRSPWLQSTLTELNEKTKAMLKLIEEDADSFAQRAEMYYKKRPQLVSMVEDFYRTHRSLAERYDQVTGIRQQKTGSPFSPIKNHQSEKLMSFTHDSYDSYSECFDVEESVESEVDDPEQEEEEVTKFDNCIEEEEVKIVAANDEVMGLRKEINRLGEENKDHKDQIKEKYNVYDEVMVLREEVEGLRKENRVQKDELNQKSIICGEVMMLREEIERLNEENREQKDELNQKDIICGEVMMLREEIEGLRKENREQKDELNQKSIICSEVMMLREEIERLRKENREQKDELNQKDIICGEVMMLREEIGLRKENRVQKGELHQKGTICGDVMMLREEIERLRKENRVQNDELKQKGTIYGEVMMLRKEIERVSEENMVQKDHLMQKDLEKIEVIRHLSLAIDVLKQENVKMRSFIAKEFTNKWNNPFEFKKLMGSLSMKLFNGRNQPSIVAL
- the LOC114390630 gene encoding classical arabinogalactan protein 26-like, with translation MASFWPFLVMFMASMAYNCSSLASASRQSMHVSTISAAPTTLPGAPLYFSPTISPDIEPLFPTPGRAAFSPSESSIPTIPSSPSPPNPDVTNSPGSVLAFPPSESMPAMAPSSHGASLPLYSVLHLAILVICIMQLHGM